In the genome of Vicia villosa cultivar HV-30 ecotype Madison, WI unplaced genomic scaffold, Vvil1.0 ctg.000621F_1_1, whole genome shotgun sequence, the window GATTCTGAGTCTGAaggagaatcagaagatgagtcagaatcggaagaagattctgcttctgaagatgagtcagaacttgaaagttctgaagaagagttagaggcagaagatgaagaatcttctggagactcagaagatgattcagatggtgaatctgattctgatccagattttgatgatgatcaAAAATCTGGTGGTGGTCAtgcttctggaagggaaaactctgaagacataggttctggaggacaagcttccaAAGATGATCATGTTTCTGGTGTTAATCATGACGTTGAAGGTGGAACTTCTGAAGGCGGAGCTTCTGAAGGTAGTCCAACTTCTGATGGTGGTCATGATTCTGAAAGAAAATATtatgaagttggaacttctgaaggcAGAGCTTCTGAAGGCGATCCAACTTCTAAAGGTGGTGGTTTTGAACAAGACCCAGAAGTTAACAAAGGTGGAAATTCTGGTGGTAGTcaaactttcgaagaaaatccaGAAGGAGATATGGTTCCAGAATCAGAAGGAGATTCTGAACTATTGGGTTTTGAAGACGCACTCGAGAAGAAAGGTTGGTTGAATGCCataaaagaagaacttgaggctttaGAAGaaaacaagacttggaagttaACTAAGCTTCCAAAGGAGAAGAAACCCATCAGTTTCAGATGGGTTTTCAATGAGAAATCTGCATTTCTAAATGGAGTATCAGAAGTTGCACACTGTAGCAACCAGAAGAAACTTGCAGATGTTATGATGAAGGATGTCAAGACTGAACACCTTACCCGTTTGAGGGATGGAGTTGGTGTTGTAGATTTTGGCTagctgaatatgaattaagggatggtattgaagagtaattcaatattcagaagatgagcatcaaaaGTTCTGATGtagactgatcttctgatggttactcagaagatgttgtgatcttctgatggttactcagaagatgttgttgaccagaagatgttatcttctgggtcccattagcctagctgtttagtagtaagggtactttagtattttgtagtactgtactgtttgtaccttaaacttgttcactaagtttagtctgttagggcctacgtggcaataattttcttttgtataaatagcattgtagtagctatcatttattaacaacgcaagtagaatatacatcattattctctcattaatctttgtgCCGTTATTCCTTTTGttcattctctttgtcatcatctttattcattgtgcaccaacaaaaacaacaaaaataaatataataaaataaataaaagaacatataagtaaaacaaaaattaaaaattaaaaataatagtcGAAGCATAAAAAATTGTACTAGTATTTTTCTTACTAGAGAACCTATAATTGACAACTTTTGGACCATGAAGACTATTATGCGTTACAATGTAGGATGTTTGCCGCCTCTTTAATCCACCTTTGAGAAATATTGACTCCCATTGGGACACTTTTTTTTATAGTTAACTTTTATTTCCGACATCACTTCGAACAACAAGTTTGCTTTGATAATCCTGATAGTGCATAAAGTTTCAATCAACTTAGTCGTAAGTCTTCTCAAAATCCgtcttaaatattataatttattttttcttctttctagcTTCATCCACTATCTAGTTTGCAATTAAAATTTCATTCGGAATTTTCCTTCTTGATATAAAAGCTGACCAAGATTCAGATAACACAGACCTAAATCACTTTTTTAGCCTATTAGCCAGCACTTTAAAAATCACTTTTGTATATGGAATTCACCAGTGATATATAGGTCgatattctactatttttatcggtttttctttttcagaatcAACACGATAAACAAActgcttttaaaaaaaaacacgatAAACAAACTATTTTCCCCATTTACCATTCTCTCATTTGAATGAAATTCAACCATCACGAAACCTCTTATGTATCTCTCTAACACATGGCGTTTTATTAGTTTTGTATCTTCGTCCAAAAGTTATACCAGGAAAGAAagtgtttattatattttttctttttttaatttataaattattaaaaatttaaagggTCCAAATCAGTATTTTGAaaaccggccggtcggaccggtcgaaccgggaaccggccaagTAATCGTTCTGATTCAATAGCTAGATTGagaatgtcattgaaccggtgtgaaccggtcaaaaccgcaTAAACCGGGAAAACCAGtgatttaaatgcattttttaattatttattttttttattttaaaaaattaaaacaatatcattttgactaatttaattaaaaattaaaattaaaaattaaaaaattaaaaaaaattgttgtagATGTGGTTGATTTTGTTAGAGATGaaacaaaattttttttattgaaattaaatttagtagataatggaattgttttgttataaatcatttaattaaattatgttgcatctaaacttttgtttatattttataattatgtactatttgattgtgtgtgatacccacgtgtaaaatttgaatttaatttatgaacttgtgaatttttttataatatgatgttttcaaaaactttaaatatttgttatattttatagGGACTGAATTATCCGGTTCGATTGATTTtgtacctatataattttgttataatgaTCGGTCTATTCAACCGAATTATCCGATTTAATccgatttagtcatgcggttccaccagtgacccagtggttcgaccaataaaccagcgAGGCAGTACTCTCACCGGTTTGATTTCAGGTCCGATCAAAGTTTGCTCATTTCGGTGATTCTCACCGCCGTCTCGCTCTCTGACTGCATCGACATTTCTGTGAACCTTTCAGTGATTCCTACAAGCCACCGCCGTCTCAGCTCTCTCAAAGGTAACAACTCATCAACATCGTTACTCATTTGTTTAGGGTTTTCATAGTATTATTAAACACGATTCCAAATATTTGAAAATCATATGCAAATTGAATCCCTTTTTTAAATctgttttttagtttttaaatttgcTAGGGCACTTCACTTTTCATGCTTAGATTACATGCTTGCTTTCACATCAGTAATTTGAAAGTTACTCTCAGATCTGATCTTTCTAGTATGATATGGTTCAAGTATATTCAGTTACTtattctcatcatcatcatccattcTTTAGGTTTTTTAGTTTGTGAAATAAATAAGAGAAATATTGATTAACATATGATAGTGATCGCCTGCAGGTAGTTTTCAACTGTATGTGATCTTAGTTGCTCAAATATTTACCCTTCTTCTTGAATTTGTAGTTCTGGGATGACTATGCCCAACAAGAAGGCTAATCAAAGTGATCGAATCAGTGACTTACCAAGTAATGTTGTTGATGGTATCCTAGCAAACTTGAAAATCCGAGATCTAGTCAGAACTAGTATTTTGTCCAAAAAGTGGAGGTATACGTGGACTTCAGCCCCACATCTTTGTTTTGATGTCGACTTTTATCAAAGGTTTCGGCCTCCTGAAGACCCTGAACCTGTGGGTTTTGATGACGACTTTGATCCATGGTTTTGGCATCTTGATAACCCTTATCCTGACCGTGTAATTTGTAAAACCATCACGGATGTTCTTATGCTTCACAATGGGCCGATACACAAGTTTTCTATTCACATACCCGAAAGATACAGATTCAGGCTCTCAACGGAAAAACTCAATATGTGGATCCCCTTTATGTCAAGAGACATTAAACATCTCGAGCTTTTGACCTACCAAACTGAAGAAGATCCTCAATATCCAATGCTGGATATTCTCCTCTCTTGTAAGGAATTGACTTGCTTCAAATTACGCTCATTTAACTTGTCAATTCCACCTAATTTCTGCGGCTTTAAAAAATTGCGTGAACTTCATTTATATTATATTCAATTCGAGCCCAGAGCACTCGAGAGTTTTATCTCTAGTTGTCCGGTTCTTGAAAAGCTCAACATTGAATACTGTGAGATTCCTGGTTGtgattatcttgttatatcttCTCCTTCTCTCAAAGTCTtaaagtgtgtttggatgaggtaattagaaattttaagggaatttaaaattcaaagcaattcaaatgattcaattgaaatccattcattttaaattattttgtttggatgaagtattaaggtaattcattgttagattttttgggtcattttttataaaatataaattttttgtaccaaattaaaaaattgaaaagtagggaccaaattgcaatttttaaaaatttgaaggaccaaattgtaaattttaaaaattattaaggatcaatttgtaattttttaaaaaattttggggtcaattttataattttggaaaatatgaggaccaatttgtaaaatttgaagaaataataataacaaatacattctatggaacatgagaggaatttcaaattctttggtttttggtgtcatttcaaaatgattaaatttaacttagatgaaatactccataaattttcatcattttaacaattcttcatttttgtatccaaacaatggattttggtcaaatcattttgaattccctcaaaacattactttccctcgttaaaatgctccatccaaacacactcttagtgtTAGATTTGATTGATATAGAGTCAATTTGTCTCAAGGAAGCAAGGAGTCTAATCGATTTTACACTCACGGGATATCTGGCCAAAGGTTTTATCAAAGTTTGGCCAAAAATTAAGAGGTTTTCTCTGGACTGTTGGGAAAAGGTTAGAAAATCACTAATTGTAGTATTTTCATTATTGTTCAGTTGGCCTCACGGTTGGATATTTTGAAGACTATCTTACATTACTCTTTCATTATATATAAGAGAAgtgtttttgaattttgattgatgGTCTAATCCAATATATTTATATTGAAAGTTTTGTTATTGCTTCATCTAAGTGTTGTACAGGTAATCTCATAGATTTGTTGTTTGTATACAGATCGTAGATGCAGATGTCATTCCTTCCATGCTGCTAACAGGCTCATTCAGCTCTTTAGAGTATTTGAAATTGGATGAATTGAATTTTGATGATAAAGGAGACATTTTGTATTTTGTCAGTCTTCTCAAAAGTGCTCCTAATTTGATTGAACTTGTTATAAAGGTGAACATGAAAACCTGTGCTTCTTAGCTTGTTTCTTATTGTTGTATTTTGactctttaatttttatactTCAGCATTACTATGTTGGTACCAGAAGAGTGTTGGGTCATTTAGAGGAGTTAGAAAGCGATAGCTGTTGCCTTAAACTTCAGACGGTGAAAATCTACATTGGAGCTAGCTCTCATCACGCAATGAGTTTGATAAAGTTTATACTTGCAAATTCTCCTTTGTTGAAGACTCTTACTTTGTATCGTATTTATGATGAATTTGATGCACctattttgttaaattttttacaAGACTTGTTACGGATGAAACGGGCATCACCAGCAGCACAGGTTGATTTCCTTCATTCTACTTATGGACAAAGGCATCTTATTATAGGGCATGATAAAGTTTTGGATGATGTATGGTGAATGTTTAAGTGACAATTTGCATGTTTGTTAATTACTAGTTTAGTTAAGTTTTCTTGAGTGGTCTTTTATTTACATTTTCAGGTGACAAAAATTAATTACTGAATGTTGAACAATGAGATGTGACCAAACAATGGTTCCGGCTTTTTAGACATGTGGGAGCCTTTTAACCTGCCAATATGTAGCACTCAACTCAccagttttatttttattgaaattattttttttagatacAAATTTGGGGGGAAATTTTCAATGATTCTGGCTTTTTAGAATAAGAATGTAACGTGCAACAGTAATATTTTGGGAGAAAAATTcaaatgagaaagaaaaaaacaCTACCACCTAAGAGTTGGGAAAAATATTTGGTGGGTCAAATCTTTGAGTGGTTTTGAGAAGAAATGATTCTTAACTTAAAATAAAGTGATTTCTATAACAAAATATATTAGTCAATTCACTTCTTTAagacttgtttaaacataaattaGTATATTTTCAACTTCacttttaaacaaaatcaaaattttaaaactaatttaatgaaaattaatttttataacacTAGAGAAGGACCATTAAAAAGAGTTAGCAAGCAGTACTTGTAGTTGTTGCCTTAATCAATTTCACACAGCAAATGTATGTGATGTTTACAAGTTCTTAACATACAATGTGTTAAATACTAATT includes:
- the LOC131629833 gene encoding uncharacterized protein LOC131629833, yielding MVQCYCCNRFGHFAKDCWSNKEEAKIARGDSDDEPVLLMVYESDEEPVKSEDDFEDPGEESESEVSEDESVLEDDFEAEDKSESECGTSEGGASEGSPTSDGGHDSERKYYEVGTSEGRASEGDPTSKGGGFEQDPEVNKGGNSGGSQTFEENPEGDMVPESEGDSELLGFEDALEKKGWLNAIKEELEALEENKTWKLTKLPKEKKPISFRWVFNEKSAFLNGVSEVAHCSNQKKLADVMMKDVKTEHLTRLRDGVGVVDFG
- the LOC131629891 gene encoding F-box/FBD/LRR-repeat protein At1g13570-like, producing MTMPNKKANQSDRISDLPSNVVDGILANLKIRDLVRTSILSKKWRYTWTSAPHLCFDVDFYQRFRPPEDPEPVGFDDDFDPWFWHLDNPYPDRVICKTITDVLMLHNGPIHKFSIHIPERYRFRLSTEKLNMWIPFMSRDIKHLELLTYQTEEDPQYPMLDILLSCKELTCFKLRSFNLSIPPNFCGFKKLRELHLYYIQFEPRALESFISSCPVLEKLNIEYCEIPGCDYLVISSPSLKVLVLDLIDIESICLKEARSLIDFTLTGYLAKGFIKVWPKIKRFSLDCWEKIVDADVIPSMLLTGSFSSLEYLKLDELNFDDKGDILYFVSLLKSAPNLIELVIKHYYVGTRRVLGHLEELESDSCCLKLQTVKIYIGASSHHAMSLIKFILANSPLLKTLTLYRIYDEFDAPILLNFLQDLLRMKRASPAAQVDFLHSTYGQRHLIIGHDKVLDDVTKINY